A genomic region of Thunnus albacares chromosome 2, fThuAlb1.1, whole genome shotgun sequence contains the following coding sequences:
- the znf703 gene encoding zinc finger protein 703: MRGPPGGLEPLLRSQSPERSAADASGDPYRIGAKTRSVSTPTFCSSPSDPSRQAKRLPIRIVKMLTAHSGHLLHPEYLQPLTSAPVSIELDAKKSPLALLAQTCSQIGKPDPPSSSKLASISSGSLGDKESSSRSSKPGEQHQSLEDKSSFKPYSKSSGDCRKDVLVTKGPSEKAFRVPNGSSSSGSASCPSFPPHSRSPSSSSPPLHTQSQPHRQSHSPSTQPPPHSQSQHMDNKPASSEQASSDSNNNSAGKKDSEVAKSGMDGAQLANSSHIRASSNSSNASSASSPRPESKADPQASSQPGLGSGHIAPVSPFKPGHSVFPLPPATMGYHGSIVGAYAGYPSQFVPGLDHTKSSLGLGLAGKHPSSSPLTGASPPSLMQGLCRDPYCLTYPNAPHLGGSNCSTCVHDPSSLKSGFPLVYPSHHLHSLHPSSLSSSTTPSLSHPLYTYGFMLPNEPLPHACNWVSVGGPCDKRFATSEELLAHLRTHTALPGMVDSKLLSAYPSSVSSTASCHLHLPPPSSPGTLPSSFSLRGSPGLGLARYHPYGKSHLHGAPGLPMPSLPSSSAYYSPYALYSQRLGSASALGYQ, translated from the exons ATGAGAGGTCCCCCCGGTGGACTTGAACCGCTTTTACGCAGCCAGTCTCCGGAGCGCAGCGCCGCCGACGCCAGCGGTGATCCATACCGGATTGGAGCGAAGACACGGTCCGTTTCCACACCCACGTTTTGCTCTTCTCCCTCGGATCCTTCTCGACAGGCTAAAAGGCTACCCATCCGGATCGTAAAGATGTTGACGGCGCACAGCGGCCACTTGCTGCACCCGGAGTATCTCCAGCCCCTCACATCCGCGCCAGTCAGCATTGAA CTTGATGCCAAGAAGAGTCCTTTGGCTCTGCTGGCCCAGACCTGCTCTCAAATTGGCAAACCAgaccctccctcctcttccaagcTGGCCTCCATATCCTCAGGCAGTCTGGGAGACAAGGAGTCCTCCAGTCGATCCTCCAAGCCTGGAGAGCAGCACCAATCCCTGGAGGACAAGTCCAGCTTCAAGCCTTACTCCAAATCATCAGGCGACTGTCGTAAGGACGTTCTAGTGACAAAGGGGCCTTCAGAGAAAGCTTTCAGAGTGCCAAATGGAAGCTCCAGCAGTGGCAGTGCTTCATGTCCTTCTTTTCCTCCCCATTCCCGGTCACCCAGCTCCAGCTCCCCTCCCCTGCACACTCAGAGCCAGCCCCACAGACAAAGCCATTCCCCCTCCACGCAGCCGCCGCCACACTCCCAGTCCCAACACATGGACAACAAACCAGCGAGCTCAGAGCAGGCCAGCTCGGACAGTAACAACAACAGTGCTGGTAAAAAAGACTCAGAGGTAGCTAAGTCAGGGATGGACGGGGCTCAGTTAGCCAACTCCAGCCACATACGGGCCAGCTCCAACTCCAGCAATGCCAGCTCTGCCAGCAGCCCACGGCCAGAGAGCAAGGCCGACCCGCAGGCCTCTTCACAGCCTGGTCTGGGCTCCGGGCACATCGCCCCCGTTTCCCCTTTTAAACCAGGACATTCTGTCTTCCCCTTGCCTCCTGCTACTATGGGCTACCACGGCTCCATTGTGGGGGCCTATGCGGGCTACCCCTCTCAGTTTGTTCCTGGCTTGGACCATACCAAGTCTAGTTTGGGGTTAGGACTTGCAGGAAAGCACCCCAGTTCTAGCCCGCTCACTGGAGCCTCTCCTCCATCCCTGATGCAGGGCTTATGTCGGGACCCGTACTGTCTGACTTACCCCAATGCACCCCACCTAGGAGGTAGTAACTGCTCCACCTGTGTCCATGATCCCTCCAGCCTAAAGTCTGGTTTCCCCCTGGTTTACCCCTCACACCACCTCCACTCCCTGCACCCCAGCTCCCTGTCCTCCAGCaccaccccctccctctcccaccCCCTTTACACCTATGGTTTCATGCTCCCCAATGAACCGCTGCCACACGCCTGTAACTGGGTGTCTGTTGGAGGCCCGTGTGACAAGCGTTTTGCCACATCTGAGGAGCTGCTAGCTCACCTGCGTACCCACACAGCCCTTCCTGGGATGGTGGACAGTAAGCTCTTGTCAGCCTACCCATCATCGGTTTCATCAACAGCCTCTTGCCACCTCCACCTGCCCCCACCCAGCAGCCCAGGTACCCTGCCCAGCTCCTTCTCCCTAAGAGGCTCCCCTGGCTTAGGCCTGGCCCGCTACCACCCCTATGGCAAATCCCACCTGCATGGAGCCCCAGGGCTTCCCATGCCATCCTTACCCTCCTCCTCAGCCTATTACTCCCCCTACGCCCTCTACAGTCAGAGACTGGGCTCAGCCTCAGCCCTTGGATACCAGTGA